In Dermacentor silvarum isolate Dsil-2018 chromosome 2, BIME_Dsil_1.4, whole genome shotgun sequence, the following proteins share a genomic window:
- the LOC119440149 gene encoding myb/SANT-like DNA-binding domain-containing protein 3 has translation MEKKKNFSEDERAVLLELLSRHRSVVENKRTDAASVSRKRQAWEKIEDEFNCRHNVTPRKWIQLKKCWENLKDKWRRTNAEDMRERFATGGGTPPPSQMTDELQRVGDIASHMAVRLPNPCDSDRSRHNAVPGGSQPSKSQCTPAVAALLSETQDRPLEQVAGMA, from the exons atggagaaaaagaaaaacttctctGAAGATGAACGCGCCGTGTTGCTGGAACTGCTCTCACGCCACCGCAGCGTCGTGGAAAACAAGAGGACTGACGCGGCGTCCGTGAGTCGGAAACGACAGGCCTGGGAAAAAATCGAGGACGAATTTAACTGCCGCCACAACGTGACGCCGCGCAAATGGATCCAACTGAAGAAATGCTGGGAGAACTTGAAAGACAAGTGGAGAAGAACAAACGCTGAAGACATGCGGGAGCGGTTTGCTACAG GTGGCGGAACACCACCACCAAGCCAGATGACCGACGAGCTGCAGCGCGTTGGAGACATCGCGTCACACATGGCTGTTCGGCTGCCCAATCCCTGTGACAGTGACCGCAGCCGGCATAATGCTGTGCCAGGGGGATCGCAGCCTTCCAAATCGCAGTGCACACCTGCTGTCGCTGCACTGCTGTCAGAGACTCAAGACAGGCCTCTGGAACAGGTCGCTGGTATGGCTTAA
- the LOC119440150 gene encoding putative nuclease HARBI1, with product MADYYGSLAEFTDFAGRVEEVAQDEAYRYAPPLRPVLRDRQNPIEAYNDAEFLCRYRFSKRAVMRLLEMLPLRPKDHERGHPVPPLLQLLIALRFYGAGTFQVVTGDLVNVSQASVSRINTRISRMIADTLFPQLVKLPNATEAAVIMEEFFAMARFPGVSGCIDCTHVRMKNPGGEDAEVFRNRKGYFSINVQVEARFVPAGTAALELAAAAALELAADGTTAIAWLAV from the exons ATGGCCGACTACTATGGCAGTCTCGCCGAGTTCACCGATTTTGCTGGCCGTGTAGAAGAAGTTGCACAGGATGAAGCATATCGTTATGCGCCGCCGTTACGCCCCGTTCTCAGGGATCGGCAGAATCCAATAGAGGCCTATAACGACGCGGAATTCCTGTGCcggtaccgcttttccaagcGAGCGGTGATGcggctgttggaaatgctgccGCTACGCCCAAAGGACCACGAACGCGGTCACCCTGTTCCGCCACTGCTCCAGCTCCTCATCGCGCTGCGATTCTacggcgccggaacctttcaAGTTGTTACCGGGGACCTTGTTAATGTGTCTCAAGCAAGCGTGTCACGCATCAACACACGCATATCAAGAATGATAGCTGACACATTGTTCCCGCAGCTTGTGAAATTGCCCAACGCCACTGAAGCGGCCGTGATAATGGAGGAATTTTTTGCCATGGCGCGTTTCCCTGGTGTAAGCGGGTGTATAGACTGTACTCATGTGCGCATGAAAAATCCCGGCGGAGAAGACGCGGAGGTGTTCCGGAATCGAAAGGGCTACTTCTCAATCAATGTCCAG GTTGAAGCGCGTTTCGTGCCAGCTGGCACAGCGGCGCTAGAACTTGCCGCTGCAGCGGCACTGGAACTTGCTGCAGATGGCACCACCGCCATTGCGTGGTTGGCTGTCTGA
- the LOC125943451 gene encoding uncharacterized protein LOC125943451 — MEPQRTKTICPRKLMAPFDDKRDDLDAYLHRFERIALGQGWERSEWATALSLCLVGEALNVFGRMPASESMDYDKVKKALLQRFRLTAEGFREKFRNSKPEQSETGKQFACRLTNYFDRWMEMANTEKTYEGVRERIVIEQFLTCCSPKLNVFLKERSLKRLDDFAESADQFLEAQGLRNLGKNEEETRKRDDDVTQVRQGAVPKVLRCFLCNRVGHRAVDCRVGGNRPQAHIICQHCKRRGHHTEDCRLQNREKAAGVVSLNGGKAASSQESTKDTQDTSKTMLPDNQDAFEKKRISLGLPVVDGEINGIRVSVLRDSGTNTALVRRSLIGEQQLTGKTAAVIMVDSTLHGNAFGPIWEKAGQRAD; from the exons ATGGAGCCGCAAAGAACAAAGACAATTTGTCCACGAAAGTTAATGGCTCCATTTGACGATAAGCGAGATGACCTTGATGCTTATCTACATCGTTTTGAAAGGATTGCTTTAGGACAAGGCTGGGAGCGATCTGAGTGGGCGACAGCACTTAGTTTGTGTTTAGTTGGCGAAGCGTTGAACGTGTTCGGAAGAATGCCAGCATCTGAGTCAATGGACTACGACAAAGTCAAGAAAGCATTATTGCAGAGATTCAGGCTAACTGCAGAAGGATTCCGTGAGAAATTCCGGAATAGTAAACCAGAGCAATCAGAGACTGGTAAGCAGTTTGCTTGCCGTTTAACAAATTATTTTGATAGATGGATGGAAATGGCAAACACAGAGAAGACGTACGAAGGAGTCAGGGAGCGTATCGTGATTGAGCAGTTCTTGACTTGTTGTAGCCCAAAACTCAATGTTTTTCTTAAAGAGCGTTCATTGAAACGTCTAGATGATTTCGCTGAATCTGCTGACCAATTTCTGGAAGCGCAAGGCTTGAGGAATTTAGGTAAAAACGAAGAAGAAACTCGTAAAAGAGACGATGATGTAACCCAAGTTAGGCAAGGTGCGGTACCTAAGGTACTTAGATGCTTCCTGTGCAACCGCGTCGGTCATCGGGCAGTCGATTGTCGTGTAGGAGGGAACCGACCACAGGCGCATATCATTTGTCAGCACTGCAAGAGACGAGGTCATCACACAGAAGACTGCAGACTACAGAACCGAGAAAAGGCAGCAGGAGTGGTTTCGTTAAATGGTGGAAAGGCAGCATCATCGCAAGAATCGACCAAGGATACCCAGGATACGTCGAAAACCATGCTCCCGGACAACCAGGACGCGTTCGAGAAGAAGAGAATATCATTGGGTCTTCCTGTAGTTGATGGAGAGATCAACGGAATACGAGTCTCAGTTCTTCGAGATAGTGGGACCAACACGGCCTTGGTGAGACGGAGTTTGATTGGAGAGCAACAACTAACAGGAAAAACAGCGGCGGTTATCATGGTCGACAGCACG TTGCATGGCAATGCATTCGGGCCAATTTGGGAAAAGGCAGGTCAGCGAGCAGACTAG